TATTTGGTcggaaggaaaatgttttccttgaaaaataagtcaatttctaacttattttctcatatttgttggtgaatagaaaatattttttaatgtttggatGGTGAACGAAAAATATTTCtggaaaatatcatttatttttggcttgagactagaaaatactctttagaaAAACAATTTGTGATTCGAAAATCAACTCCGATAATTGATCTAGGATCCGACCCTGACACCCGAACTAGGATAAACTCCGATGACTGTTCCAAAATTCGACCATGAGATCTGACccgaaatatttttaaaaaatatttttttaaaaaaataaattttcacgAGGGGGGGGGGTATGGGTAAGGGTGacataaaaatgaatatttttcgaaaacattttttttttttttgacgaGGTGCCctgggtggggtggggtgtgGGGGGTAGGACTTAGAAGTGgcgtaaaaaatgattttttttaaatctgaaatatttttcaaaaatatttttttaatttttttttgactgGGTGGCTTGGATGGGGTGGCGAGGCGGGGGTGGGGGTAGAGGGTGGAGGTGGCGTAAAGAatgtaaatttttaaatatttttcaaaaacatctttttttaaaaaaaattgacaggGGTGGTGGGgcgtaaaagataaaaacattaaaatttgaaatatcttcaaaaatatatttttttaaaaatttgaaatatttttcaattttaaatttttattttttttgtttggtggAGGGGGCTGGTTTTGGGGTAGGGGTTGCTCGGGTTGGGGGTTGGTTTAAGGGTAGgtgtaaaatatatatgtaaaattttaaaaataagaaaatttaagaattttaatttatcGGGTACAAAGTATGGGGCaagtcaagaaaaaaaatattgaaggatGAAGTaatttttcttaacttttgaAAGGAAAGCCATTTTTtcgttaaatttaaaaaaatgagttaatttaaataacatttttttcgaATCATTTAAACCAACCGaaggtgaaaaataaaaaatattttccttcgtgCCAAACACACCTGATTTTCCCCAAATCTGGTAAGGCGGCAAGGCAAAAACTCATTCCCGCCAAATTCAGAAGGCGTTAAAACCCAATGTTGACTTCAGTTGTCTTCGATGACCAGAGCTTTCGATACAATGGCCGGAGAGGATGAAGAAGGAACCTCCACCGTCGCTGTTGCCGTCGCCGGAGAGACCCACCAACTTCAGATTCCGATAAGCCGAGTGAAGAAAATCATGAAACTGGACCAGGACATCAACAAGATAAACTCAGAAGCCCTACATCTCATCGCTAGTTCCACCGAGCTTTTCCTTGAATTACTTGCAAAAAAATCTGCACAAGTCGCTctggagaagaagagaaaaaccATAAAGCTCGAGCATTTAAGAGTTGCCGTAAAAAGGCATCAACCTACTAGCGATTTCCTTCTCGATTCGCTTCCCATGCCTTCACAGCCATCGGATCGGTCTCCGAAGGTTCAAAGTCGTCCTCGATCATCGACAGATAAGCCACTTCCTTCCGGAACTCGAAGAATTGAGGCATTC
The DNA window shown above is from Solanum stenotomum isolate F172 chromosome 6, ASM1918654v1, whole genome shotgun sequence and carries:
- the LOC125867811 gene encoding nuclear transcription factor Y subunit C-2 produces the protein MTRAFDTMAGEDEEGTSTVAVAVAGETHQLQIPISRVKKIMKLDQDINKINSEALHLIASSTELFLELLAKKSAQVALEKKRKTIKLEHLRVAVKRHQPTSDFLLDSLPMPSQPSDRSPKVQSRPRSSTDKPLPSGTRRIEAFFQKCT